A stretch of the Hippocampus zosterae strain Florida chromosome 16, ASM2543408v3, whole genome shotgun sequence genome encodes the following:
- the arhgap35b gene encoding rho GTPase-activating protein 35, producing the protein MMAKKQDVRSPIYNLIVVGLSGTEKEKGQCGVGKSCLCNRYVRPSADDFYLDHTSVLSTSDFGGRVVNNDHFLFWGEVSRLLEEGPECRMHIVEQTEFIDDQTFQPHRSTAMQPYIKRAAATKLASAEKLMYFCTDQLGLEQDFEQKQMPEGKLQVDGFLLCVDVSRGMNRNFDDQLKFVTNLYGHLSKSKKPIVLVLTKCDEGVERYIKDAHTFAITKKSLPVVETSARSNINVDLAFLTLAQLIDKSRGKPKIIPYFEALKLQSQQIASAKDRYEWLINRIVKNHNETWLNTSRRMNTSPEYKEYVFLEGTAKCKKLFQQHVYRLKQEHIERRRKIYLSTLPLALSSLVPDLDEIDQLSWSGVQKVLESKQHFAHWFVVLEDSPWEDTSHIDNMEDERIPSDLLETDEAEELFNAHLEHLRNECRRAEMRLEFKHKLASSPFVTPGRPWEEARSFIMNEEFYQWLEEPEYLDLYNRHQKEIIDRAKEDFQELLLEYSELFYELEVDAKPSKEKMGAIQEVLVEEQRFKALQKLPAERDALVLKHIHFVYHPTKETCPSSPHCGDSKIEQLLASRFPTCYPFFDAKAHFGDTKADRINLVILGKDGLAREFANEIRALCTNDDWYVLDGKMYELTLRPIEGNVRLPVNSFHTPTFTPHGCLCLYNSKESLSYVIESLERLRESTLGRRDSQLAQLPTSLLLVTKRGVGSYVDVGGETALNLITQGQQVARRLQCSFLDPASPGVGYGHNVSESQINQVLRSLLDIRRSTSFSSSSPPLLPDPPGVRESPHQPAPEADLRIVMCLMCGDSYDIEQLLSPFLMHQHCRPMSNSGTSVLLEQTVAGHKLAIELSVLSYHASFTLRKSRLVHGYFAVYSVSRKSSLETLCAFLCEVQDIIPVQLLAVGDSQAELTESDYAREQQIQGEELAHEIEGRFNSVVCGSGGVVGGLHRIEMFHPFLMEVVEKRNIVEATHMYDNVAEACTNENVYSPRCSSPSPVTLFLDSEDDVEPSPPYYDGTLTSHHGGFNLHDLDSNDISLISDIRDLESKLNNKVPPHVRVKPGVTFDFRKVSRNPYMDTVGHRRSLPSAVTWVPGGDVGYDPSDYAEPIDAVCKPRPNNDEIIYSVPHDSTQGKIITIRNSNRMHSNGNGSDSEADSSSLERRRKFSAAGVKPRLYRDRSKRLGKFSSFRSSFIGSDDEMGALPKSKEDDFGTLKGESLVNEENEDPKKRNILKSLRRTAKKSRPKPRPAIPKPIESNYFGVPLVNVVSPDRPIPLFIEKCVRFIETTGLNTEGLYRVSGNKSEMESMQRQFEQDHGLDLVEKDFSINTVAGALKSFFSELPEPLVPCALQVDLLDAFKITDREQRLYTMKDILRRFPRENYDAFKYVVSHLHKVSQLSRLNLMTSENLSICFWPTLMRPDFTTMDALTATRTYQTIIEIFIHQCAFFFYNQPLIDSPTGLGGLPASPTTTLGGSSAYSCYRSSPPHTGAHFSPLQQQSPPTTPQSPLQSLLPPLHQHAHPHPHHSPAEQETL; encoded by the exons ATGATGGCAAAAAAGCAAGATGTTCGGTCCCCCATTTACAACCTCATCGTGGTGGGTTTGTCGGGTACGGAGAAAGAAAAAGGACAATGTGGGGTTGGAAAATCCTGCCTTTGTAATAGGTATGTCAGGCCCAGCGCAGATGACTTCTACTTGGACCACACATCCGTGTTGAGCACCAGTGACTTTGGGGGTCGAGTGGTGAACAATGATCACTTTCTATTTTGGGGGGAGGTCTCGCGGCTTCTGGAGGAAGGGCCCGAATGTAGAATGCATATCGTGGAGCAAACGGAATTCATTGACGACCAGACGTTTCAGCCACATCGTAGCACCGCCATGCAGCCGTATATTAAACGAGCGGCTGCCACCAAGCTGGCGTCCGCGGAGAAGCTCATGTACTTCTGCACGGATCAGTTGGGCTTAGAGCAAGACTttgagcaaaaacaaatgccCGAGGGTAAGCTGCAGGTTGACGGTTTCCTTCTCTGTGTCGATGTCAGCCGGGGCATGAACCGCAACTTTGATGACCAGCTGAAATTTGTCACAAACCTTTACGGTCACCTCAGCAAGAGCAAGAAACCCATCGTGTTAGTCCTAACGAAGTGCGACGAAGGAGTTGAACGCTACATCAAAGATGCGCATACCTTTGCGATCACGAAAAAGAGCCTACCCGTTGTCGAGACGTCGGCGCGTTCAAATATAAACGTGGACCTCGCCTTCCTCACTTTGGCTCAGCTTATCGATAAAAGCAGAGGCAAGCCCAAGATCATTCCCTATTTCGAAGCACTGAAGCTCCAGAGTCAGCAAATAGCTTCCGCCAAGGATCGCTACGAATGGCTAATCAACCGGATCGTGAAGAATCATAATGAAACCTGGCTGAACACCAGTCGACGCATGAACACCTCCCCAGAATACAAAGAATATGTTTTCTTGGAGGGAACGGCGAAATGCAAGAAGCTATTCCAACAGCATGTTTACCGTCTGAAACAAGAACATATCGAGCGGCGCCGTAAAATCTACCTAAGCACACTTCCTCTCGCACTTAGTTCTTTGGTGCCTGACCTGGATGAAATAGATCAGCTCAGTTGGTCTGGTGTACAGAAGGTTCTTGAGTCCAAGCAGCACTTTGCCCACTGGTTCGTTGTTCTGGAGGACTCTCCTTGGGAGGATACATCTCACATCGACAACATGGAAGACGAGCGGATCCCGTCTGACCTTCTGGAGACGGACGAAGCGGAGGAATTGTTCAACGCCCACCTGGAGCATTTACGGAACGAGTGCAGACGTGCGGAGATGAGGCTGGAGTTTAAACACAAGCTCGCTTCTTCTCCCTTTGTCACACCTGGAAGACCTTGGGAGGAGGCTCGCAGCTTCATCATGAACGAAGAGTTCTACCAGTGGCTTGAGGAACCCGAGTACTTGGACCTTTACAACCGTCACCAAAAGGAGATCATTGACCGGGCTAAAGAAGACTTCCAGGAGCTGTTACTGGAGTATTCCGAGCTGTTTTATGAACTTGAAGTGGACGCCAAGCCAAGTAAGGAGAAGATGGGGGCGATTCAGGAAGTGTTGGTGGAAGAGCAGAGGTTCAAGGCGCTACAGAAGCTTCCGGCCGAAAGAGACGCTCTGGTATTGAAGCATATCCACTTTGTGTATCATCCGACGAAGGAGACCTGCCCTAGCAGTCCCCACTGCGGAGACTCCAAGATCGAACAACTCCTGGCTTCCCGTTTCCCGACTTGCTATCCCTTTTTTGATGCGAAGGCTCATTTCGGTGATACAAAGGCCGACAGAATCAATCTGGTCATCCTGGGAAAGGACGGACTCGCCAGAGAATTTGCCAACGAGATTAGGGCTCTGTGCACCAACGATGACTGGTACGTGTTGGACGGGAAGATGTACGAGCTGACGCTGCGGCCCATCGAGGGAAATGTGCGTCTCCCCGTCAATTCTTTCCACACTCCGACGTTCACCCCTCACGGGTGCCTCTGTCTGTATAATTCAAAAGAATCCCTGTCGTACGTGATCGAAAGTCTGGAGCGTCTTCGGGAATCAACGCTAGGTCGAAGGGACAGCCAGCTAGCGCAGCTGCCGACGTCGCTGCTCTTGGTCACCAAAAGAGGCGTCGGCTCATATGTGGATGTCGGTGGAGAAACTGCCTTAAACCTGATAACGCAAGGACAGCAAGTTGCGAGGAGACTTCAGTGTAGCTTCTTAGATCCCGCCTCTCCCGGTGTCGGCTACGGCCACAACGTCAGCGAGTCACAAATCAATCAGGTGCTCAGGAGCCTTCTGGATATTCGGAGGAGCACGTCCTTCAGTAGCAGTTCGCCTCCACTCCTCCCCGACCCCCCGGGTGTGAGAGAGTCTCCTCATCAGCCAGCCCCGGAGGCGGATCTTCGCATCGTCATGTGCTTAATGTGCGGCGACTCCTACGACATTGAACAGCTGCTGTCCCCTTTCCTGATGCATCAGCACTGCAGGCCCATGTCGAACAGCGGCACTTCCGTCTTGCTCGAGCAGACCGTTGCGGGACACAAGCTCGCTATAGAGCTATCGGTCCTCTCATATCACGCCTCTTTCACATTACGCAAGAGCAGGCTGGTGCACGGATACTTTGCCGTGTACTCCGTTTCCCGAAAATCATCCCTGGAGACGCTGTGCGCGTTCTTGTGCGAGGTTCAGGACATCATCCCGGTGCAGCTGTTGGCAGTCGGGGATAGCCAGGCCGAGCTGACGGAGAGCGACTACGCCCGGGAGCAGCAGATCCAAGGAGAGGAACTCGCCCACGAGATCGAAGGCCGTTTCAATAGTGTGGTTTGCGGTTCCGGGGGTGTCGTGGGAGGCCTGCACAGGATCGAGATGTTCCATCCCTTTCTCATGGAGGTGGTGGAGAAGCGCAACATTGTGGAAGCCACACACATGTACGACAATGTCGCCGAAGCGTGCACAAATGAAAACGTGTACTCCCCGCGCTGCAGTTCTCCCAGCCCCGTCACCCTGTTCCTGGATTCGGAGGACGATGTGGAACCTTCACCACCGTACTACGACGGCACGCTGACGTCTCACCACGGGGGCTTCAACTTGCACGACTTGGACTCCAATGACATCTCTCTTATCTCTGACATTCGAGACCTGGAGAGCAAACTCAACAACAAGGTGCCCCCGCACGTCAGAGTTAAACCCGGCGTCACGTTCGATTTTCGAAAGGTCAGCCGAAACCCATACATGGACACAGTCGGTCACCGGCGCTCGCTGCCGTCCGCCGTGACTTGGGTACCTGGGGGCGACGTGGGCTACGACCCCTCGGACTACGCAGAACCCATAGATGCCGTTTGCAAGCCCCGCCCCAACAACGACGAGATCATCTACTCGGTGCCACACGACAGCACGCAAGGAAAGATCATCACCATCCGCAACTCCAATAGGATGCACTCCAATGGCAATGGATCCGACAGCGAAGCAGACAGCAGCTCTCTGGAACGGAGGAGGAAATTCTCCGCGGCGGGCGTGAAGCCCCGTCTGTACCGCGACCGCTCCAAGCGGCTCGGTAAGTTCAGCAGCTTCCGCAGCAGCTTCATAGGCAGCGACGACGAGATGGGAGCGCTGCCAAAGTCCAAGGAAGATGACTTCGGGACACTGAAAGGTGAAAGTCTGGTCAATGAGGAGAACGAGGACCCCAAGAAGAGGAATATTCTCAAGAGTCTTCGACGAACAGCCAAG AAATCAAGACCAAAGCCCCGTCCGGCAATCCCCAAGCCCATTGAAAGCAACTATTTTGGGGTGCCTTTAGTCAATGTGGTATCCCCGGATAGACCCATTCCACTCTTCATTGAGAAGTGCGTTCGCTTCATTGAGACCACAG GTCTAAACACAGAAGGTTTGTACCGCGTAAGCGGGAACAAGTCTGAAATGGAAAGCATGCAAAGGCAGTTTGAACAGG ACCACGGATTAGACCTGGTGGAGAAAGATTTTTCCATAAACACTGTGGCTGGAGCCCTAAAGAGCTTCTTCTCCGAGCTGCCTGAGCCCCTGGTGCCTTGTGCTCTGCAGGTGGACCTACTGGATGCTTTCA AAATCACCGACAGAGAGCAGCGGCTGTACACCATGAAGGATATCCTGAGAAGGTTCCCCAGGGAGAATTACGATGCCTTCAAATACGTCGTGAGCCACTTACACAA GGTGAGCCAGTTGAGCAGGCTGAACCTCATGACCAGCGAGAACTTGTCCATCTGCTTCTGGCCCACACTCATGCGACCGGACTTCACCACAATGGACGCCCTGACGGCCACGCGCACCTACCAGACAATCATCGAGATCTTCATCCACCAGTGTGCATTCTTCTTCTACAACCAGCCGCTCATCGACTCCCCCACAGGGCTCGGGGGGCTCCCGGCCtcgcccaccaccaccctcgGCGGGAGCTCGGCCTATTCCTGCTACCGCTCCTCACCTCCGCACACCGGTGCGCATTTCAGCCCGCTGCAGCAGCAGTCGCCTCCCACCACCCCCCAGTCCCCTCTGCAGTCCCTGCTCCCACCCTTGCACCAGCATGcccaccctcacccccaccaCTCCCCTGCTGAACAGGAGACACTGTGA